In the genome of Pseudomonas bubulae, one region contains:
- the cysE gene encoding serine O-acetyltransferase, with the protein MFERLREDIQSVFHRDPAARNAFEVLTCYPGMHAIWIHRLSALLWQAGWKWLARLVSNFGRWLTGIEIHPGAKVGRRFFIDHGMGIVIGETAEIGDDVTLYQGVTLGGTSWNKGKRHPTLENGVVVGAGAKVLGPFTVGAGAKVGSNAVVTKAVPPGATVVGIPGRIIIKNDDETEAKRKAMAEKIGFDAYGVSEDMPDPVARAIGQLLDHLQAVDGKLDGMCGALKDLGSPYCAKELPELREEDFACVKGKDESTAV; encoded by the coding sequence ATCCAAAGTGTGTTTCACCGTGATCCTGCAGCCCGTAATGCTTTTGAAGTGCTGACGTGCTACCCGGGGATGCATGCGATCTGGATTCACCGCTTGTCGGCGCTGTTGTGGCAGGCTGGCTGGAAGTGGCTGGCTCGTCTGGTGTCCAACTTCGGGCGCTGGCTGACCGGGATTGAAATTCACCCGGGGGCCAAGGTTGGGCGTCGTTTCTTTATTGATCACGGGATGGGTATCGTGATTGGTGAAACCGCCGAAATCGGGGATGACGTGACCCTGTATCAGGGTGTGACCCTGGGGGGTACGAGCTGGAACAAGGGCAAGCGCCACCCCACTCTGGAAAATGGTGTCGTGGTAGGGGCGGGCGCCAAGGTATTGGGGCCGTTCACTGTCGGGGCGGGGGCCAAGGTCGGTTCCAATGCGGTTGTGACCAAGGCTGTGCCGCCGGGCGCGACCGTAGTGGGTATTCCGGGGCGCATCATTATCAAGAATGACGATGAAACCGAGGCCAAGCGCAAGGCAATGGCTGAGAAAATCGGTTTTGACGCATACGGTGTCAGTGAAGATATGCCGGATCCGGTGGCGCGGGCCATTGGCCAGTTGCTGGATCATCTGCAGGCGGTCGATGGCAAGCTGGATGGTATGTGTGGCGCGCTCAAGGATTTGGGCAGCCCTTACTGTGCGAAAGAGCTGCCTGAGCTGCGCGAAGAAGACTTCGCCTGCGTCAAGGGCAAGGACGAAAGCACGGCGGTCTAG
- the iscR gene encoding Fe-S cluster assembly transcriptional regulator IscR has protein sequence MRLTTKGRYAVTAMLDLALHAQHGPVSLADISERQGISLSYLEQLFAKLRRSSLVSSVRGPGGGYQLSRDMQGIQVAQVIDAVNESVDATRCQGLGDCHAGDTCLTHHLWCDLSLQIHDFLSGISLADLVTRREVQEVAQRQDQRRCNGKAPHLDKIEASAVE, from the coding sequence ATGAGACTGACTACAAAAGGCCGTTACGCCGTAACTGCAATGCTCGATTTGGCGTTGCACGCACAGCACGGGCCGGTGTCCCTGGCCGATATTTCCGAGCGCCAAGGCATCTCGCTTTCCTACCTTGAGCAACTGTTTGCCAAATTGCGCCGCAGCAGTCTGGTTTCCAGTGTGCGTGGCCCGGGTGGCGGCTATCAGCTGTCACGCGACATGCAGGGCATCCAGGTAGCTCAGGTGATCGATGCCGTGAACGAGTCCGTCGATGCCACGCGTTGCCAGGGCCTTGGCGACTGCCATGCCGGCGACACCTGCCTGACCCACCACCTGTGGTGCGACCTCAGCCTGCAAATACACGATTTTCTCAGCGGTATCAGCTTGGCTGACCTTGTCACTCGCCGTGAGGTACAAGAAGTAGCCCAGCGTCAGGATCAGCGCCGCTGTAATGGCAAGGCGCCGCACCTGGATAAGATCGAAGCGTCCGCCGTCGAGTGA
- a CDS encoding IscS subfamily cysteine desulfurase — protein MKLPIYLDYSATTPVDPRVAQKMSDCLLVDGNFGNPASRSHVFGWKAEEAVENGRRQVADLVNADPREIVWTSGATEANNLAIKGAAHFYATKGKHLITDKIEHKAVLDTMRQLEREGFEVTYIEPGTDGLVTPAMVEAAMRDDTILVSIMHVNNEIGTINDIAAIGELTRSRGVLFHVDAAQSTGKVEIDLAKLKVDMMSFSAHKTYGPKGIGALYVSRKPRVRIEAAMHGGGHERGMRSGTLATHQIVGMGEAFQIAKEEMAAENIRIKALSDRFFKQVEHLEELYVNGSMVHRVPHNLNLSFNYVEGESLIMALKDLAVSSGSACTSASLEPSYVLRALGRNDELAHSSIRFTFGRFTTEEEIDYAAQKVCEAVTKLRALSPLWDMYKDGIDISKIEWAAH, from the coding sequence ATGAAGTTGCCAATTTACCTCGATTACTCAGCCACTACCCCGGTTGATCCGCGTGTTGCTCAAAAAATGAGCGACTGCTTGCTGGTTGACGGGAACTTCGGTAACCCGGCTTCGCGCTCTCACGTGTTCGGCTGGAAAGCTGAAGAAGCGGTTGAGAACGGGCGTCGTCAGGTTGCTGACCTGGTTAACGCTGACCCCCGTGAAATTGTCTGGACCTCCGGTGCGACCGAGGCCAACAACCTGGCAATCAAAGGTGCAGCGCACTTCTATGCCACCAAGGGCAAGCACCTGATCACCGACAAGATCGAGCACAAGGCCGTTCTCGACACCATGCGTCAGCTTGAGCGTGAAGGCTTTGAAGTGACCTATATCGAGCCGGGCACCGATGGCCTGGTAACGCCGGCCATGGTTGAAGCCGCGATGCGCGACGACACCATCCTGGTTTCGATCATGCACGTGAACAACGAAATCGGCACCATCAACGATATCGCTGCCATTGGTGAGCTGACTCGCTCGCGCGGCGTGTTGTTCCATGTCGATGCGGCACAGTCCACCGGCAAGGTTGAAATCGACCTGGCCAAGCTGAAGGTCGACATGATGTCGTTCTCGGCGCACAAAACCTACGGCCCTAAAGGCATCGGCGCACTGTACGTAAGCCGCAAGCCTCGGGTGCGTATTGAAGCAGCCATGCACGGCGGCGGTCACGAGCGCGGCATGCGTTCGGGTACCCTGGCCACCCACCAGATCGTGGGCATGGGCGAAGCGTTCCAGATCGCCAAAGAAGAAATGGCTGCAGAGAACATCCGTATCAAGGCGTTGAGCGACCGTTTCTTCAAGCAGGTTGAACACCTTGAAGAACTGTACGTCAACGGCAGCATGGTCCACCGCGTTCCGCACAACCTGAACCTGAGCTTCAACTACGTTGAAGGCGAGTCGCTGATCATGGCGCTCAAGGATCTGGCTGTGTCGTCCGGTTCGGCCTGTACTTCTGCTTCCCTCGAGCCGTCCTACGTATTGCGCGCCCTGGGCCGCAATGACGAGCTGGCTCACAGCTCCATCCGCTTTACCTTCGGCCGTTTCACCACCGAAGAAGAAATCGATTACGCCGCGCAGAAGGTTTGCGAGGCTGTTACCAAGCTGCGCGCCCTGTCGCCGCTGTGGGACATGTACAAAGACGGCATCGACATCTCGAAAATCGAATGGGCGGCGCACTAA
- the iscU gene encoding Fe-S cluster assembly scaffold IscU, with protein sequence MAYSEKVIDHYENPRNVGKMNAEDPDVGTGMVGAPACGDVMRLQIKVNEQGIIEDAKFKTYGCGSAIASSSLATEWMKGKTLDEAETIKNTQLAEELALPPVKIHCSVLAEDAIKAAVRDYKQKKGLI encoded by the coding sequence ATGGCTTACAGCGAAAAGGTCATCGACCACTACGAAAACCCGCGCAACGTCGGCAAGATGAACGCGGAAGACCCGGATGTCGGCACCGGCATGGTCGGCGCCCCTGCGTGCGGCGACGTAATGCGCCTGCAAATCAAGGTCAACGAGCAGGGCATCATTGAAGATGCCAAGTTCAAGACCTATGGTTGCGGTTCGGCAATCGCTTCCAGCTCCCTGGCGACCGAGTGGATGAAAGGCAAAACTCTGGATGAAGCAGAGACCATCAAGAACACTCAGCTGGCTGAAGAACTGGCTTTGCCGCCGGTAAAAATTCACTGCTCGGTACTCGCTGAAGACGCCATCAAGGCTGCTGTTCGCGATTACAAGCAGAAGAAAGGTTTGATCTGA
- the iscA gene encoding iron-sulfur cluster assembly protein IscA, whose translation MAISMTEAAARHIRRSLDGRGKGEGIRLGVRTTGCSGLAYVLEFVDEVGEEDQVFETHGEKVIIDPKSLTYLDGTELDFVKEGLNEGFKFNNPNVRGECGCGESFNI comes from the coding sequence ATGGCTATCAGCATGACAGAAGCGGCTGCGCGACACATTCGCCGCTCCCTTGATGGGCGCGGCAAAGGTGAGGGGATTCGTCTGGGTGTTCGCACCACGGGCTGTTCCGGTCTTGCCTATGTGCTGGAGTTTGTCGATGAAGTAGGTGAAGAAGACCAGGTCTTCGAAACCCATGGCGAAAAAGTGATCATTGATCCGAAAAGCCTGACCTATCTTGACGGCACCGAACTGGATTTCGTCAAGGAAGGCCTCAATGAGGGCTTCAAGTTCAATAACCCTAACGTGCGCGGTGAATGTGGCTGCGGCGAAAGCTTCAATATCTGA
- the hscB gene encoding co-chaperone HscB, whose translation MGTPCHFALFELQPGFNLDLDQLAVRYRELARGVHPDRFADASEREQRLALEQSASLNEAYQTLKSPAKRARYLLALKGGELPLEVTVHDPEFLMQQMQWREELEDLHDSADMAGIAAFKRRLKVAQEHLNDSFAACWDDAAQREQAERLMRRMQFLDKLTYEVRQLEERLDD comes from the coding sequence GTGGGTACTCCTTGTCATTTTGCTTTGTTTGAGCTGCAACCGGGTTTCAATCTGGACCTCGATCAGCTGGCTGTGCGCTATCGAGAGCTGGCGCGTGGTGTTCACCCGGATCGGTTTGCCGATGCTTCCGAGCGCGAGCAGCGCCTGGCGCTGGAGCAGTCCGCCAGCCTCAATGAGGCCTACCAGACGCTCAAAAGCCCTGCCAAGCGTGCGCGTTACCTGCTTGCGCTGAAGGGGGGCGAGTTGCCGCTGGAAGTCACGGTGCACGATCCCGAGTTCCTGATGCAGCAGATGCAGTGGCGCGAAGAACTTGAAGATTTGCATGACAGCGCCGATATGGCCGGTATTGCAGCATTCAAGCGTCGACTGAAAGTCGCTCAGGAACACCTGAACGACAGCTTCGCAGCGTGTTGGGATGATGCTGCGCAGCGTGAGCAGGCTGAACGCCTGATGCGCCGCATGCAGTTCCTCGACAAGCTAACTTACGAAGTGCGCCAGCTAGAAGAGCGCCTCGACGATTAA
- the hscA gene encoding Fe-S protein assembly chaperone HscA — translation MALLQIAEPGQSPQPHQRRLAVGIDLGTTNSLVAALRSGLSEPLADANGYVILPSAVRYHADRVEVGESARLAASSDPFNTVLSVKRLMGRGLSDVKQLGEQLPYRFVGGESHMPFIDTVQGPKSPVEVSAEILKVLRERAEKTLGGELVGAVITVPAYFDDAQRQATKDAAKLAGLNVLRLLNEPTAAAVAYGLDQSAEGVVAIYDLGGGTFDISILRLTGGVFEVLATGGDSALGGDDFDHAIASWMVEQAGLSADLDPGTQRTLLQAACAAKEALTDASSVTVAFGGWQSELTREAFDAMIEPMVARSLKACRRAVRDANIEIEDVQAVVMVGGSTRVPRVREAVAQMFGREPLTDIDPDQVVAIGAAIQADTLAGNKRDGGELLLLDVIPLSLGLETMGGLMEKVIPRNTTIPVARAQDFTTYKDGQTAMMIHVLQGERELISDCRSLARFELRGIPPMVAGAAKIRVTFQVDADGLLSVSARELGSGVEANIQVKPSYGLTDGEIAKMLKDSFQYASDDKVARVLREQQVDAQRLIEAVQAALEVDGERLLDAEERMVIELQMQELSELLKGTDGYAIEQQTKRLSQVTDAFAARRMDLTVKAALSGRNLNEIEE, via the coding sequence ATGGCCCTACTGCAGATCGCCGAACCCGGCCAAAGTCCTCAACCGCACCAGCGACGTCTGGCTGTGGGGATCGACTTGGGCACTACCAATTCGCTGGTCGCTGCTTTACGCAGCGGCCTTTCCGAGCCTCTGGCCGATGCCAATGGCTATGTCATTTTGCCGTCTGCCGTGCGCTATCACGCTGATCGCGTCGAGGTAGGCGAGTCGGCACGTCTGGCAGCCTCCAGCGACCCGTTCAATACCGTGCTGTCGGTCAAGCGCTTGATGGGACGTGGTCTGTCCGACGTCAAGCAGTTGGGCGAGCAGTTGCCTTACCGCTTTGTCGGCGGTGAGTCGCACATGCCGTTTATTGACACGGTGCAAGGCCCTAAAAGCCCGGTTGAAGTGTCTGCCGAAATCTTGAAGGTGCTGCGTGAGCGCGCCGAAAAGACCCTGGGTGGTGAATTGGTGGGGGCGGTGATTACGGTCCCGGCCTATTTCGATGACGCTCAGCGCCAGGCCACTAAAGACGCGGCCAAACTGGCTGGTCTGAATGTGCTGCGCCTGCTCAATGAGCCGACAGCGGCCGCCGTGGCCTATGGCCTGGACCAGTCGGCTGAAGGCGTGGTGGCTATCTATGATCTGGGTGGGGGTACGTTCGATATCTCGATCCTGCGCCTGACCGGCGGTGTGTTTGAAGTCTTGGCTACCGGCGGCGACAGCGCGCTGGGTGGCGATGACTTCGATCATGCGATTGCCAGCTGGATGGTCGAGCAGGCCGGATTGTCTGCCGACCTTGATCCAGGCACGCAGCGCACCTTGCTGCAGGCTGCCTGCGCTGCAAAAGAAGCGCTGACCGATGCGTCCTCGGTGACGGTTGCCTTTGGTGGCTGGCAGTCCGAGCTGACCCGTGAAGCCTTCGACGCCATGATCGAGCCAATGGTTGCGCGCAGCCTCAAGGCTTGTCGCCGTGCTGTGCGCGACGCCAATATCGAGATTGAAGACGTCCAGGCCGTCGTCATGGTGGGTGGTTCGACCCGTGTACCTCGTGTGCGTGAAGCGGTGGCTCAGATGTTTGGTCGCGAGCCCCTGACCGATATCGACCCGGATCAAGTGGTTGCCATTGGTGCTGCGATCCAGGCTGATACCCTGGCCGGCAACAAGCGCGATGGCGGCGAGCTGCTTCTGCTTGATGTGATTCCGTTGTCCCTTGGTCTGGAGACCATGGGTGGCTTGATGGAAAAGGTTATTCCGCGCAACACCACGATTCCGGTGGCGCGCGCGCAGGATTTCACCACCTATAAAGATGGTCAGACGGCCATGATGATTCATGTGCTGCAGGGTGAGCGCGAGCTGATCAGCGATTGCCGCTCCCTGGCGCGCTTTGAATTGCGTGGCATCCCGCCGATGGTGGCCGGTGCCGCAAAAATTCGCGTGACCTTCCAGGTCGATGCCGACGGTTTGCTCAGTGTGTCGGCCCGCGAGCTGGGTTCAGGTGTTGAAGCCAATATCCAGGTCAAGCCTTCCTACGGCCTGACCGACGGCGAAATCGCCAAAATGCTCAAGGATTCGTTCCAGTACGCCAGCGACGACAAGGTCGCCCGCGTATTGCGTGAACAGCAGGTGGATGCCCAGCGTCTGATCGAGGCCGTGCAAGCAGCCCTTGAAGTCGATGGCGAGCGTTTGCTGGATGCCGAAGAGCGCATGGTGATCGAGCTGCAGATGCAGGAACTGTCCGAATTGTTGAAAGGCACCGATGGTTACGCCATCGAGCAGCAGACCAAGCGTCTGTCGCAAGTGACCGATGCCT